The Streptomyces uncialis genomic interval ACGACATGGGCGCAGGTGAGCAGCAGCCGGTCGGGGATCAGGAACGCCACCCCGACCGGGCGGCCGTCGTGCAGCACCCGGGCCGTCCCGCGCTCCCACGCGGATTCCGGCTCGCCCGGGGGCGTCACGCGCCGCTCTCGGGGCGGTCCCACTCCAGCTCCAGCTTGATGTGCGCCTCCCCGGACCCCTTCGCCACGACCAGGCCAGCCTCCGCCGTGAGCCGCAGTCCGAACTCCGCACGGATGTGATCAGGACTGCGCGGCAGGTCCGCCAGCCGTGTCAGCATCGTCGCGGCCACCCGCTGCACCCGGGCCATGCCCGACTCGAACGTCTCGGCGGACGCCCCGAAGAGTTCGTCACCGCGGCTCGCCCGGATCACTCCGGCGCCCTGCTCGGCGGGCAACTCGACGACGAAGACCTCACCGTCTTCGAAAGGGACACTCAGATACACGTGACGACCTCACCATTGCTTCATCAACTCTCCTCGCACATAGGGGAGTTGCGTTTGTACGCCTTCGGAGCCAGTCATGGTAGCCGCGATCCCCGGCCGCGAACCCTTTTCCGGCATTCCCGAGCTATGTGTGACGAATCCATGCGGATCCCGTGAAGGGTGAAGGCGCTTGCCGCAGGAGTGGCGTGAGCGGTCGGAAGCGTCCAGGACCGCGTTCGGCGCGGCCTCACCGGTGGGGTCCTCAGCCCCAGGGGTCGATCTCCTGGAGGCACAGATTGATCGCCTCCTGCTTGTCGTCGCTCGTCCAGCCCAGCGCCACACCGCCGACACAGCCCGGCGCGTCGACCGACAGCACCTTGTACGTCTTGTCCCACGGAACGGGGAAGTCGCAGGGCTCGACGTAGGCGGTGCCCTTGCCGCCGTCCTCGATACGGACGCAGTCGCCCGCCTCGGCCGTGAAAATGTCCTGCGAGTGGACCGTCGAGTAGAGGACGAACCCGGCGATCAGGACGAGGGCGATCCAGCCGAGACACCCCGCCCCGTCGCCGCCGCTCTGCGGGGCCGTGGTCGCGGACGGGGGCGTCGGCTTCGGGGGCGCCGTCGGGCCGGGTTTCGGGGTCGGCTTCGCGTGCGGCCCCGGGGTCGGCTTCGGGCCCTTCGCCGCTCCGGACTTCGCCGGTGCCTTGGTCGCCGCCTTGGCCTGCGGCTTCGGCTTGGCCTTCGCCCTGAGGTCCTTGGGGCCCTTGGAGTTCTTGGGGTCCTTGGCGGCGGACGCGGCGGCCTTCGGCCGTCTCAGCACCGCCACCGGGTCGCCGACCCGTACGGTCCCCCCGGCCACCGGGCCGGTCTCCCGCAGTTCACCCGCCGCCGGGGAGACGACCCGCGCGCGCTGCCGCCCGTCGGTCACGGACAGAAGCGTCTCGCCCGCCGCTACCGTGTCCCCCGGCCGCCTGTGCCAGCGGACCACCGTCACCCGGTCCGCCCGCGCCAGTTCCCCCGGTAACGCGGGCAGCGCCACCGGTACGATCCGGTCCGCGCTCGCCCTCCTCGCGTACAGCGCGCCCATCGCGTCGGCGGCCTCGGCCAGCAGCGCCCCTCGCAACCGCTCGTCCACCGGGTCCGGGTCCACCACGGGTTCGCCCACCGGGACCGGGTCGCGTCCCGGGTCGTCCACCGGAGCCCGGCCCGCACCCGGTCCGTCGACCTCGGCCCGGCCCGCACCCGGCTCGTCCGCCCTGGCCCGGCCCACGACCGGCTCGTCCATGATCCAGGTCGCGGCCAGCGCACCCCGTTCCACGATCATCGTGGCGATCCGATCGGGGTTGCGGCGCGCGGCGGGGGTGTACGACTCCGTCGCCGCCGCGAACCGCTCCAGCAGTTGGGCCGCCGTGGGCCGTTGCGCCGGGTCCTTGAGCAGGCACGGCACCAGCAGGTCTGCGAGCGTGGGCGGGACATCGGTCAGGTCGGGTTCTTCGTGGATGAGGCGGTGCAGGACGGCGAACGTCGTACCGCCGCCGAACGGGGCGCGTCCGGTCACGGCGTGGACCAGCAGGCTCGCCAGGCTGAACACATCGGACTCCGTGCCCGCTTCACCGTCCGTGACCTGTTCCGGCGACATGAACGCGGGGGTGCCGATCACGCCTTGCGCGGTGAGGCGGGTGGCCGCGTCGAGGGCCCGGGCGATCCCGAAGTCGATGATGCGGGGGCCGTCCTCGGCGAAGATGACGTTCCCGGGCTTGAGGTCGCGGTGGACCAGGCCGTGGGAGTGGATCGCGGTGAGCCCCTCGGCGAGTCCGGCGCCGAGCGCGGCCACCGTCCCGACCGGCAACGGCCCATGGGCGTCCACCGCCTCCTGCAACGACGGTCCGGGTACGTACGCCGTCGCCAGCCACGGCGCGTCGGCCGTCGTGTCGGCGTCGACCACCATCGCCGTGTAGAAGCCGCCGACCTGCCGCGCCGCCGCCACCTCGACGGCGAACCGGCGCCGGAACTCCGGGTCCTTCGCGAGATGCGGCCGTACGACCTTGACGGCGACCAGCCGCCCGCCCCGCGAGCGACCCAGATACACATCCCCCATGCCCCCGCCGCCCAGTTGTCCCAGCAGGACGTACGGGCCTATCCGGGAGTCCGACCACAGCGCTTCGGGCATGAGGGCAGTCTGATCGGTAGGGGCGGCCTCGGCACGCCCTTCCGGAAAACGGACCGGGTTCCTGGAACACGGTTTCGGCTTGCCGAACACAGGTCGAGGGACACCCGGACGCGCGTCCGCCGGGGACCATCGCCATCCGTGGGCGGAGCCCGCCGGGCCCGCCGAGCCCGGCAGGTCCACGACCGCCGCTGTCCGCCGGTGGTCCGGGAGCCTCCGCCCCCGGGTCGGCCGGTCACCCGTCCCGTACCAGGGCCCCCGCCCCGGGCCCTGGATCGGTACGGCGCTTACGTCCGCGGCACCGCCCGGCCGCGTTCCGTCAGCCGAACGGGGAGAACGCGCGCTCCTCCCGCGCGGACTGCGAGCGTTGCAGTCCGCTCCAGTCCAGGGCGTCGCGTGCTACGCGCTGGGTGAGCTCAGCCGCCTTGCGGGACTCGGACACGACGTCGCCGCGTTCCTGGATCAATCGCTCGTAGATCGGTGAGTGGCCTGATGTTTCCACGGTGTTCATAGGGATGATCCTCCCCCGTCCACCGGTGGCCTGTGAAGGCGGGCTGGTACGAGGTGCTCCGCCCGTCGTCCCCGGCCGCCCCGGTGGGGCGTGCCGACCCCGTGACCGCACGGCCGCCGGGCAGGCGTTTCCCGCCCGCCGCCTCCCGGTCCGGACGGGCACCCCGGTCGCCGCTCGCATCGCGGGTCGCGGGTCGCGGGTCGCGGGTCGCGGGTCACGGGTCACGGGTCACGGGTCACGGGTCACGGGTCACGGGTCACGGGTCACGGGTCACGGGTCACGGTAAGCCCGGGCCGGGGCAGCGGTCGCGGTTCGACCGGCTCCGCTAGGTTGTCCGACATGAGCAATCTTGACCGCGCACCGGTGCCCGCGCTCTGCGGCGGGCGGGGCTTCGTCGTCGCCGAGCCCGTCCGCGAGCTGCTGAGCCCCCGCCGTGTGAAGCTCGGTGAGTCCACCGAGGTCCGCCGTCTGCTGCCGAACCTGGGCAGGCGCATGGTCGGCGCGTGGGCATTCGTCGATCATTACGGCCCCGACGACATCGCGGACGAGCCGGGTATGCAGGTTCCCCCGCACCCCCACATCGGTCTCCAGACCGTGAGCTGGCTGCACGAGGGCGAGGTGCTGCACCGGGACAGCACCGGCAGCCTCCAGACGATCCGGCCGCGTGAGCTGGGCCTGATGACCTCCGGCCGGGCGATCGCCCACTCGGAGGAGTCCCCGAAGTCGCACGCCCGGTTCCTGCACGGCGCGCAGCTGTGGGTCGCGCTGCCGGACGGCGACCGCCATGTCGAGCCGCACTTCGAGCATCATGCGGTCCTCCCGACCGTCACGGCCCCGGGCCTGACCGCGACCGTGATCCTGGGCGACCTCGACGGCTCCCGCTCCCCGGGCACGGTGTACACCCCGATCGTGGGCGCGGATCTCGCCCTGACCCGGGGCGCCGATGTCCGGCTCCCGCTGGAGCCGGACTTCGAGTACGCCGTCCTGTCGATGTCCGGTGAGGCGAGCGTGGACGGGGTTCCGGTGCTGCCGGGCTCGATGCTGTACCTGGGCTGCGGCCGCACGGAGCTCCCCCTGCGCGCCGGGTCCGACGCGGGCCTGATGCTCCTCGGCGGCGAGCCGTTCGCCGAGGAGCTGGTCATGTGGTGGAACTTCGTCGCACGGACCAACGAGGAGATCGTCCAGGCGCGCTCGGACTGGATGAACGGCGACAGCTTCGGTGAGGTGAAGGGGTACGACGGGGGGCCGCTGGCCGCTCCGGAGCTGCCGCCGGGGCCGCTGAAGAAGCGTGGGCGCGTGCGCTGAACCGGGGTCATGGCCCCGCTCCGGCGCCGTTACGACGCCCGGCGCGGGCTCCCTTCGCCGCCGCCCAGGTACGCGGGGTCGCTCCGGCGGCGGCGCCCGTGGATCTGGAGGTACAGCAGGGCCACGGATTCCTCCGCTCCGTGGTCGAAGCGCTTCAGGATCTTGCCGAGCGGGTTCCAGAGCCGGCCGTCGGGCATCCGGACGCCCAGCGGCTGGCCGAACACCTCGCGCTGGTCGCGGTCCAGTTCGACCCAGACCGCGCCTGCCTTCCGGACCAGGACTTCCCCCGCGTACGCGCCGAACCCGAAGAGCGCCTCCAGCGGGCGGGCTCCCGCCCCTCCCGCACCACCTCTCCGGAGGCCGTCCACCACGAGATCCACGACGCGCAGACTGCCGACCGAGTAGTCGAGGGGTAATCGCGCCCGTGCGTTGACGCGCTCGACGAACTCCGCCACGTAGTGCCGCATCTGGGACGCGGCGGGTACCGGATCGACAGCCGGACGCATCACGACTCACCTTCTCCATCGGGACCGGGCCGGGGAACCGACCCGTAGAACCAAGCGGAAGGAGGCTGCCTGGCGTCACGGCGTGATTGCGCCGCGATTGCGTGATGACCCCGGTGGGGAGGAAGCATCCGGCACATGCGGCACCCCACGTCCCGCCCGTGATGCGGGCCACCGACCCGGCCGGCCTTCAGCCCACGGCACCCGTCGCTCCGCGTGCGACCGGTACGCGGAGCGGCGGCGGGACGGAGGCGCCGCTCGGAGGAGGGGAACCGGATGAGCGCACGGAGCCGCGGGCAGGGCGCCGCCGCGGGCGAGAAGGAACTCGGAAGAGCGATCGTCAGGGCGCAACAGGGGGACGAGCGGGCGTTCGCCGCGGCGTACGCACTCGTACAGCCGTCCCTGCTGAGCTATCTGTACGGACTGGTCGGGTCGGACGCGGAGGACGTGGCCTCCGACGCCTGGCTGGAGATCGCGCGCGATCTGGACCGGTTCAGCGGCCACGGGGCGGGCTTCCGCGCCTGGGCCACCAGCATCGCGCGGAACAGGGCGGTCGACCATCTGCGCCGCCAGCGGAGCAGACCCCGCGCCACGCTGCTGAACGAGGACATGCACGAACGGCCGAACGGTCAGGACACCGCCCGGGAGGCTCTGGAGAGCATCTCCACGCAGCGCGTCCTCTCCTTGATAGCGCTGTTGCCCGGCCGTCAGGCGCAGGCCGTACTGCTCCGTACGGTCATGGGCCTGGACGGGGTGACGGCGGCCCGGATGCTGGGTCGCCGCCCCGGCGCGGTGCGATCGGCCGCGCACCGGGGTCTGACCCGGCTGGGCCGCCGGCTCGACCCGGGCGGCCAGGGGCCGGCCGGGCGCCGCGGCCCGGACCGGGAGCGCCGCGTGGGCGCCGGGCCCTGGGGAGGGGGCTCCACGGCGTGGGCCGCGCGAGGGACGTCCGGTACGGCGGGGCCCGCGGCCTCCGGTGGCGCGGGCCCGGGCGTTCCGGGCGGGGCCAGGAGACCCTGAGCGGGCCCCCGCGCGAGATACGGGGGTGCGTGGCGTTCGAGCGGTGGCATCACCTGGTGCTCCCCGGTGCGCCGCGCACTTCGACAGGAACGGAAGCGGGTGCCCCGGCGCACAAGCGCCGGGGCACCCGCCCTCCTTGGCGTTTCAGCGGACCGTCAGAAGTCCTCGTCCGCGGCACTCACGAACTCGGCCTCGCTCAGTCCCCACAGCGAAGTGTCCCGCAGGGGGCATTCGTCGAAGTCCGCCCGAAGGGTCCGGTGGAGGAACTCCACCATTCCGACGTCATATCGGGACCACTTTCCGGTACCGCGGTCCCAGACCACGACGGGCCACTCGTCCGGATTGTCGGCCGATGCGTCCCAGCACAGGATATCGGCGGCGGAGTCGACTCCCCAGGCGATCAGAAGGGGCTCGGGAGGAACATCGAAGTTCCTGTCGGGCTCCATCCGCCAGGTGAGGCGCGCGGTCTTCGTCTCCGCCGAGAAACCGTCGCCGACCTGCTGCTCGTCCCAGGGCTGCGGTTCCAGGATCTCCAGGAAGTCCTCGACGGCACCGGGGCCGTAAACCTCCATGAACTGCCGGAAATCCGAAGGGAAGGAGGAACTCAGGCCCCATGAAGCGGAGATCAGGTCCCAATTGATTCCCTCGGGGGATTCCCCCTCGGGTGCGGGGAGCAACGAGCGGAGACTCTCCAGATGTGTCACTTCATCCCTCCGACTGGCACGGCATCACCGGTTTCGGGATCATTGTATGTGCCCAGGTTTCTCCCGTTGATGAGTTCATTGGTGACGGTGGCCTGGAACATCAGCCCCGTGACTCCATTGGCGTTCGTTCCTATGGCCTGCATATGGAACGACTCCGCCACGGTCCGACTCCCCTTGTACTGGGGTGTGACCTTGTAGTACACCGTCATGCCCGCCTCCAGGGCCTGCTGCACCTCCCTCTCGTACTGGCGCATGTTCTGGGAGCCCTGGGTCGAGCCGTCCTGCCAGGTGTTGGCGCCGCGTGAGCAGGTGGCGATGTTCTTCAGGTCGGTGCCCGAACCGCTGAGCTTGTCCCCCAGCAGATGGCAGGCGTTGATGTTCGTCCTCATGCTCAGATTGTGGAACGCGGCTGTCCGCCTCGCCCAGTCGTACCCGGGCGGCTTGACCTCCTTGACCTTGGGTGCACTCCCTCGGGACTTGTTGTCCTCCACATATTTCTGGGTCAGGCAGGCTTCCATCCCGGTGGCCCGTCCGCCGTTCGCCTTGTCCGTCTCGCCGAGATTGAGCCAGCCGCCCGAGCCGGCGTCGCAGCCGCCGGGACCACGGGGCGAGAAGGGTTTCGGTGTCACCGCGTCGAAGAGCCGGTCGATCGCGGTGTCCACCGGGTTCTCGTAGCCGAAGACCCAGCTTCCGGCCTCGATCCCCAGACCCACGGGGGTGCGCTTGGTTCCGAACTTGGCTGCCTTGCGGCCCCAGTCCCTCGCGGTGTCCAGGAATTGGTCGAAACCGAAGTCATGGCCGTCGAGTTCGACGAAGGTCGTCGGATTGCCGCCGGTGAAGGCGTAGCGGCTGCCTGTGTAGGGGTCGGACCCCAGGTTCATGTCCGCCAGGGCCCCGTTGTACATGTCCCGGCTGGTGAACCTGTTCAGACCCGGGTTGTAGTCACGGAAGCCCATGTCGTACGTCCCCGTCGAGGCGTCCCAGCGCTTCGCGTTGTACCGGTAGGGGTTGTACGCCTCCTGTGCCGGGTTGGCGGCGTCCGGCCGGTCTATTCCGGTGAAGTCCTGGACGTCGTCGGAACCGTAGGCGGTGTATCCGTAGGTGGCCTTGGAGTTGCCGTTCCCGTCGGTGAGGATCTCCACGTCCGTGTGGCTGTTGTAGCCGTAGTAGCCGTCCTCGGTGGTGCCGTCGGTGTTGTGCTTCACCTGCGACAGCCGTTCACCCCAGGGGCTGTACTGGTAGGACTTGCGGAGCGCTCCCGCGACCTCCTCGTTGAGCACCTCGTCGGCCAGACCGAGGTAGGTGAAGTCGGTGGTCCTGGAGCCTTCCGTCTTCGAGGCCGTGCGGTCGAGCGGGTCGAAGGAGTACGCGGTGGTCTCCATCGTTCCGGCCTGGTTCCGCTTCTGCGACTGGACGACATGGTCGAAGCCGTCGTAGACGCTGCGTTCGACGACCTGGCCGCCCCGGGTGACGGTGCCCTGCCGGCCGAAGGGGTCGTAGGCGTAGACCGAGGTGCTGCCCGCGGAGGTGGCGGAGACGAGCCGGTTGCGGTCGTAGGCGAAGGTCGTGGACGCGCCCTTGACCGTCTGGCTGACGACGTTCGCGTTGTCGTCGTGCACATAGACGTCGGTGCTCGCCGCGTGGCCGGTCCGCGTCGAACGGGTCAGCCGGTCGGCCGGGTCGTAGGTGTAGTCCGTGGTGGATTCCAGGTAGGACGTGTGGGCCTCGGCGTTCATCTTCTTCGCCACGTCCCGCGCCTTGTTGCCGTTGGCGTCGTAGCCGTAGGTGTGCGAGGCGACGAGGGTGCCGTTGGCCTTCTTCTCGGTCTGGCCGCTGACGGAACCGTTGAGGTGGTAGGTGCGGTCGACCGTGTTCTGGTTGGCCTTGGTCTCCTTGAGCTTGAGCCCTCGGGCCGTGTAGGTGTACGAGGACAGCTTCGGCGCGGTGTCCGCGGCGGAGCGGCCCACCGAGACGGTCGACACCAGATCCCGCAGATCGTAGGTGTAGGCGGAGTGCTGGTCGGGATGGCTGACGGTGACGGGGCGGCCGTTGGCGTCGTACGTGTACGCCGTCGACTTCCGCTCCTGGCCCGCGAGCGCCTCGGTCACCTTCGACACCCTGTTCAGGGAGTTGTAGACCACGGTGTAGGCGTCGACCTTGGTGCCGGTCGAGGTGTCGTCGATCGACGTCATGTTGCCGTTGACGTCGTAGGCGTACGCGAAGGAGCGCCTCTCGTCGTCCGTCTCACCCGCGGTGTCGCGGACCAGCTTCACGCCGTCGGCGACGACCGTGCCCGCGCTGTCGCGGAACAGCTGGAGCTTGGCCTGGTTGCCATGGGTCAGCGGGAACGAGCCGAGCGAGACCCAGGTCCCGGCACCCGTGGCCTGGTTCCGGGTGATGTCGGCCGTCGTACCGTCGGTCTTGGTGAAGGTGTACTTCGCGGTCGTGGCCGCCCCGCTGACCGGCGGGTACTTCACATAGGCGGTGTACGTGCCGCTCTTGGGGACGTCGAGGTTCCAGGTGAACGCCTCGGTGCCCGTCCCCGCCGCCTGCGTCTGGTGGTCGTAGCCGTGCTGGCCGGTGGCGGTGGCCTTCGGCCAGGTGCCTGTCGCGGAGGTGCTCTGCGTGTCGGAGTTGTCCACGACGACGACCGCGCTGCCGACCGGCACTCCGTCGTCCGTCTTGGTCCTCAGCTTCCCGTCCGGGAAGAACGACCAGCCCATGGTCCGCGTCGCGGTGCCGTTGGCCGAGGTGATCGTCCGGGCGGTCTGCTGTCCCAGTTCGTTGTAGTCGTACGAGGTGGAGATGGACCAGGGATCGGTGGACTTCTTCGCCCAGCCGTTGTCGTAGTACTCGTGGTCGGTGTCGTTGCGGACCGTCTGCCCCTCCGACGGCGGCAGCGAGGTCCGCTTCACCCGGCCCACGGCGTCGTAGACGGTCTCCGTGTAGATCCGCTGGTTGTGCCGGGGGTCGGCCGGGTCGTACGGCTGGTACTGGCGCACCGGCCGGTTCAGCGCGTCGTAGACGGTTTCCGAGGCGAAGTCGTCCGGCGCGGCGGTGTTCACCCCGCGCGGGCTGATCTTCCTGGTGTTGTTGCCCACCCGGTCGTACTCGAACCTGGTCGTCCGGTAGGTGGTGCCCTCGTAGGGAACGCGGACCTCCGTCCGGGCACCGCGCTCGTCATGGACGGTGTGGGTGGTGTTGTTCTCCTTGTCGGTGGCGGACGTGACCAGGGAGTCCTTGTCGTAGGTCTGCGAGGTGGTGTGCCCCGCGGCGTCCGTCGTCCCGACGACCCGGTGGTTGAGGTCGTAGGCCGTCTTCGTGGTGAAGTCGTCGGGGTCAGGTGTGGCGGTCTTCTTCGGGTCGCGCATCGTGACGAGGTTGCCGACGTTGTCGTAGACGTACGAGACCGTGTCACCGGCGTGGTTGGCGACGCTCGTCAACTGGTCGATGCCGTCGTAGGTGTTGACGGTCCGGTAGTCACCCGGGTCCGTCGTGGTCAGGGCGCCCTTGGGCTCGGTGGTGACGAGCAGATTGCCGACCTTGTCGTAGGTGTACAGGGACCGGCGGATCGGGGCGGTCGGGGTGTCCTGGGGAGCCGCGGCCTCGGTGATCTGGTCGGCGGCGTCGTAGACCGCGGTGGAGACCGCGCCCGTGGGTGAGGTCGAGGTGGTGACGTTGTCGTTCGCGTCGTAGACCGGTGCGGGGGTGGTGATCACCACTCCGCCCTGCTGGTCCTTCGGCGCCCTGTGCACCAGCGGGCGGCCGTAGACGTCATAGGTCTGGGTGGTCCTGATGCCCAGCGCGTCGGTGACCTCCCGGGTGCGGCCCCGCTCGTCGTAGACGAAGTTCCTGGCCTTGTCGAGCGCGTCGGTGACGGTGGCCGGGAGCCCGTGCGGACCGAAGCCGCTGTTGGAGGAGACGTTGCCGTTGGCGTCGGTCACCTTGGTCATCAGACCGTGGGCGTTGTACTCGTACTTCGTGGTGTAGTCGTCCGGTATGGACGGGGTGGCGACGCCCTTGGGGTCGGTGACCGTGGTCAGATTGCCGAAGGAGTCGTAGTCGAACTGCCAGCCGCGGCCCTCCGGTGACGTCTTACGGAAGAGGTCGGCCGAGAAGCCGTCGACCCGCGTCTGGTACTCGTACTTCGACGCGTTCGCCGGATAGGCGCCCGGGGCGCACTCGGCGGCGGAGGGGACACCGGTCCGGTTCTGCTCCGGATCCCGCTTCCACCGCGGATAGCCGGTCTTCTGGTCGTAGCAGTAGGCCGTCCTCGCTCCGTTGGCCTCTTCCAGGAGGACGACGTTGTTGTCGGCGTCCCATGTCGACTTCGTGAGCTGGGACTTGGCGTTGGTGTGCCGGACGCCGCGACCATGACCGTCCGTCAGATAGCTGGAGACGCGCTGCTCGGAGTCGGTGACGGTGGTGTCGGTGCGGGTGGCGTCGGTGGTGTCGACCGCGTAGGTGAAGCCGGTCGTGCCCTGGAGCCGGTCCGTGAGCGTCTTCGTACGCCAGTTGTCCTTGACAGCGGTGCCCGCGCCCGGCACGTGGTAGGCGAGTGCGGTGCCGTTGCCGCGCGGGTCCTCGGCCCTGACCAGTTTGACGTTCCGGTCGCTCTGGGCCGTGTCGTAGGAGAAGGAGAACACCTTGGGCTGGCCGGACCCGTCACCGTCGGTGATCCGGCCGAGCAGCCCCTTGGTGGTGTAGTGGAAGGAGACCTTACGGTCGGCGATGTCCGTCATGGACTTCACATGGTCGTGGATCCGGGGATTGTCGAGATCGGTGCCCGGGACCTTCGCACCCGCGTCGTTGATGTACTCGTAGGCCGCGTCGCCCTTCTCCCAGTAGTCGACGGTGAGTGACTGCCGGTTGGCCGGGTCGGTGACATAGGTGAGGAACTTGATGGTCCGGTTGTTGGAGACCCGCTCCTCGTAGGTGAACTCCTGGGTGTTGCCGTTGTTGTCGACGGTCTCGGTGAGATAGCCGTCGCAGCCGAACCGGAAGCGGGTGCCGTCGGGCCGGGTGAACGTCCACGCGTCGGAGACGGTGTCCTGGTCGGGTGTGCAGGTCACACCGGCCTTCCTGGCCAGCCGGTAGTGAACGCCCGGCGGTGCCTTCCAGGTGCCGTCGGACTGCTTCGTGAAGAGAAGCGTGGTGCCGTCGCCGTCCGTCAGCCGTATCTCGGTGGGGTTGTCGCGCGGATGGAAGTCGAGCGGTGTGCCCAGCCGGACGGGTCCGGCGAGCTGCGCGGACCAGCCGTGCCCCAGGACGGTGTCCGAGGTGTCCTGGGAGTTGTAGGAGAAACGGGCGAAGGTGGTCAGACCCCGGCCCGGGTTCGTGAAGGCGTTGTAGGACCAGACGCTGTTGCCCGCGCCGATATTGTTCATGACCGTCGAGCCGGCGCCGGTGTTCTTCCCGGTGTACGAGTAGAACTTCTCCATACCCAGGTGGTGCGCCTTCAGGTCCTCGACCGCCACGTCCTGCTTGAGCGGCGGGATACCACCCGCGCCCGCCGAGAGCCAGGTACCGTCCGAGACCTTGCGGATGTCCCAGTTGATGTAGTGCTCGGCGCGTTCGTTGCCGGTGGTGGTGATGTCGGGCGAGCGGATGGCCGCGTTGACCGTGGCCGACTTGCCCGGCAGCAGCGCCGGTATCGCGGTTCTCTTCTGGTTGGCGGGCGTGGTGACGTCGCTGCCGTCGGGCAGCTTCCAGGTGTACGAGAGTTCCCGCTCACCGGCGGCCCACGCCGTCGACGTGGTGTTGGTGATGGTGACCGCGCCCGTGTAGTCGGTGTTCGTCGTCATCCGGTGCGGGGTGCCGGGCGCGTAGTAGGTGTTCTCCGCGGTGGCGTCCACATAGATCACCCGCAGCAGCGGGCGCAGTTGGGCGTCGGGCGCGCCCGCGGAGAGGAACATCGAGCGCTCCTGTGCCCCGGCGGCCGTCTCGTTGTTCAGTTTGACCAAGGCGCCCTTGTTGCTGCCCGGGGTCTTCACCCAGTTCTGGGTGAGGCCGGTGGCGTCCCACCAGTGGCGGCCCAGATCGGTTCCGAAGGACGGCACGTGGTCGGCGACGGCGGCCGAGTGGTCACCGCCGGGCGAGGTCCACGCGGTGGTGGCGTTGGCGTTGTTCCAGGTGGCGGTGGTGTCGGTGAACTCCCGGGTGAGACCGTGCAGGTCGTACCGGGCTTTCGCGGTGCCGCCGCGTTCGGTCAGTGTCGACCAGAGGAACATCCGGCTTTCGAGGACGGTCGCCGTGCTCGGGATGGCGGTGGTGGGGAAGTCGACCACGGCGCGGGTCCTGCCGTACGTCCCCGAGTTGTTGCCCACGCTCAGCCACTGCTGGCCGACCGTGCCCTGCTCGATGGTGTTGAGGTTGGTGGTCGGCTTCAGGGACGACAGGGTGGTGTCGGTCTGTCCCGCCTGGATGAGCCGCATGGTGCGGCCCGCCTTGGGGATGGCGACCAGCCGGGTCGGTGAGCCGAGGACCTGGTTGTCCCTGGTTCTGACCGCGATCTGGTAGTAGTACACCTTCCCGATCTCCTCCGGACTGCTGTCCGGGGTGGGTACCGCGGTGGTGTCGGTGTACCTGGTGACCGTCCTTGCGATCGGCGCGATCCGCGTCGCGGAGGACGGGGTGAACACCTGCTGGGTGGAGCGGTGGA includes:
- a CDS encoding pirin family protein, with product MSNLDRAPVPALCGGRGFVVAEPVRELLSPRRVKLGESTEVRRLLPNLGRRMVGAWAFVDHYGPDDIADEPGMQVPPHPHIGLQTVSWLHEGEVLHRDSTGSLQTIRPRELGLMTSGRAIAHSEESPKSHARFLHGAQLWVALPDGDRHVEPHFEHHAVLPTVTAPGLTATVILGDLDGSRSPGTVYTPIVGADLALTRGADVRLPLEPDFEYAVLSMSGEASVDGVPVLPGSMLYLGCGRTELPLRAGSDAGLMLLGGEPFAEELVMWWNFVARTNEEIVQARSDWMNGDSFGEVKGYDGGPLAAPELPPGPLKKRGRVR
- a CDS encoding serine/threonine protein kinase gives rise to the protein MPEALWSDSRIGPYVLLGQLGGGGMGDVYLGRSRGGRLVAVKVVRPHLAKDPEFRRRFAVEVAAARQVGGFYTAMVVDADTTADAPWLATAYVPGPSLQEAVDAHGPLPVGTVAALGAGLAEGLTAIHSHGLVHRDLKPGNVIFAEDGPRIIDFGIARALDAATRLTAQGVIGTPAFMSPEQVTDGEAGTESDVFSLASLLVHAVTGRAPFGGGTTFAVLHRLIHEEPDLTDVPPTLADLLVPCLLKDPAQRPTAAQLLERFAAATESYTPAARRNPDRIATMIVERGALAATWIMDEPVVGRARADEPGAGRAEVDGPGAGRAPVDDPGRDPVPVGEPVVDPDPVDERLRGALLAEAADAMGALYARRASADRIVPVALPALPGELARADRVTVVRWHRRPGDTVAAGETLLSVTDGRQRARVVSPAAGELRETGPVAGGTVRVGDPVAVLRRPKAAASAAKDPKNSKGPKDLRAKAKPKPQAKAATKAPAKSGAAKGPKPTPGPHAKPTPKPGPTAPPKPTPPSATTAPQSGGDGAGCLGWIALVLIAGFVLYSTVHSQDIFTAEAGDCVRIEDGGKGTAYVEPCDFPVPWDKTYKVLSVDAPGCVGGVALGWTSDDKQEAINLCLQEIDPWG
- a CDS encoding SMI1/KNR4 family protein, with the translated sequence MTHLESLRSLLPAPEGESPEGINWDLISASWGLSSSFPSDFRQFMEVYGPGAVEDFLEILEPQPWDEQQVGDGFSAETKTARLTWRMEPDRNFDVPPEPLLIAWGVDSAADILCWDASADNPDEWPVVVWDRGTGKWSRYDVGMVEFLHRTLRADFDECPLRDTSLWGLSEAEFVSAADEDF
- a CDS encoding RNA polymerase sigma factor; the protein is MSARSRGQGAAAGEKELGRAIVRAQQGDERAFAAAYALVQPSLLSYLYGLVGSDAEDVASDAWLEIARDLDRFSGHGAGFRAWATSIARNRAVDHLRRQRSRPRATLLNEDMHERPNGQDTAREALESISTQRVLSLIALLPGRQAQAVLLRTVMGLDGVTAARMLGRRPGAVRSAAHRGLTRLGRRLDPGGQGPAGRRGPDRERRVGAGPWGGGSTAWAARGTSGTAGPAASGGAGPGVPGGARRP
- a CDS encoding CU044_2847 family protein; translated protein: MYLSVPFEDGEVFVVELPAEQGAGVIRASRGDELFGASAETFESGMARVQRVAATMLTRLADLPRSPDHIRAEFGLRLTAEAGLVVAKGSGEAHIKLELEWDRPESGA